One part of the Andrena cerasifolii isolate SP2316 chromosome 4, iyAndCera1_principal, whole genome shotgun sequence genome encodes these proteins:
- the LOC143368194 gene encoding putative Rho GTPase-activating protein CG5521 isoform X7: MFSKKLHVDVKKSTLKIQDVKKDSATRFKHLKIVLENVDTDEAKGFFEGNFSHVYFILYDCFVSAEANLRQRELSFHIVHKAHREELEQVLQLLEKVLTLLPELLNRRWQCHSLARILQKLLHPGNSWKLRRQAIRYFILWYQALGENAPEHIHQMFASLVPGFPPQLPSPYKSDRRIEGRRDKLARVIGCDDKDKKEFYDTQLSQSTFHDNGSSQCPVAPVDSGPILPPQSGEKPLDNETVRFLEALLEFMVTQVVKIEWRDKSSRQHKTFQFLLERFKASYLRHICPEFDDNFSLYKPKLELPTMRKPTNQSQDNYVSCKVALIKWVANFTHIARKDGLFAHLSHSTTPNEENADSELRRVSVTQNSTDSSLLSPESIVSQQENLNLEDNTVSAVTLVREVLYSNRDNVNFVHELYRQAFLLDFNHAGAIRKAIAVYKDWIQMNELPPFMLEPLDSHKDRDLDDNSKKDVNDIDRSPSENYRQTRLRNDSYLGAIHRENLFIRAGLQNVLQVFITQASNVFFLENSGPNASPTLLEEQTDSCKRVLNVYRYVVMHSRLEPGTWEQLLRVLLQITSLVLNEKSTRRKAQESIGGKLAPAIFQTLIVTWIKANLNVVISTQLWDQFLDVLMSLTQWEELIREWAKTLDTLTRVLARHVYNLDLNDLPLDRLSEQKTKRRRGVGSRAASTGSVQPPRKGSVDQDNHTVSKENVTDHPMRDSRKVRPLPRSASDNTIYNGKARTKLQRNRTHTVHSGIPVLPLSIEQDMARLLSGGPSTSSGATKKMLPNRRAKSLDSVIIVDSEPPSPRCPSPTPSSGVDSNKDSPIQIENIDGSSIDTNDASERRSVMAGGGVRGWLPDVAVVLWRRMLSALGDVNNIQDPTLHGQVMDYLVQLTQTLIKIRLNQGVSGDNQATPLPPELIPPLTVIAPWCFKAIQLPDKYEVGKLAAYRLICLLTVQPQDINLPKQHLTLFYRAVHNGIVSNDNKVLHVLVKYTGPRLFSLNLPGSSLLILDYIHSANVILSSQDVEAPRTEAVSIIGSLLSLPATTIKLPVLQPTAADIVTRTCPDAKEHIITILLRSCRREPTGIARCVALSSIAMFAYKELCYKNQHPRIPEAITVLLLALRRIQGTERRRAGFYFPLMDQASHATVAQVACDSLLLLCDKADTLLELYPNVPSKIIQVLSETLGHMTTRERRGPLTVSMIFCLGEWAMHLGPDVLLRIFQGKPLLMTLFTVLDNIVQDKVGKYSSQSWKSHEDEDDDFDPDITLDNLADESCTKSPRRGNVQSVQLAAKMVMMHLINHLGHFPMGIGAARLSSLVVELDDVPGIDGDELSSAVFHAPNIQLLMLSNSVIMSLVELAALDAPGGGVTAGLTTAPSLVRVLLRDLAGKASWDSSILYSQPSIDEDAPIAFTKHVEWKTKLLGQDLSSVSTQTCTPRHTIRHREPHILPTFANGASDMDNLDDLLQYIGHTSPEVLTNPEIALNAPANPPQGHYLESETIATILSQRNAEQEHNNNWSQHISMCASAISPPSCRPPPAPFHHCRLLFSHLGLSGWEQRRKLHLLSKNEKLLRELRNLDSQRSRETHKIAVIYVSQGQEDKNSILSNVTASKEYENFVARLAWEVELESHTGFLGGLVPGKASGVTAPYFATSFTEILFHVATRMPSDSPESLLQKTRHLGNDEIHIVWSEHWRDYRRDIIPTEFCDVLIVIYPLHNKLYRIQISRKPEIPFFGPLFDECIVEDKVLPGLVRTTALAASRAKRSTLTLYQHYYEERARSIDTVMRNHKEATTFEEFTANVYSPVLPPSPFSGASSVSASSNLAAALIDSHHGRSGLRSSSAASSDNRANRGD, translated from the exons ATGTTCAGCAAAAAGCTTCACGTAGACGTCAAAAAGTCAACACTCAAGATCCAGGATGTTAAGAAGGACAGCGCGACTCGGTTCAAGCACCTCAAGATCGTACTAG AAAATGTGGACACTGACGAGGCGAAGGGGTTTTTCGAAGGCAACTTCAGTCATGTGTATTTCATTCTGTACGATTGTTTCGTGTCGGCTGAAGCGAATCTGCGGCAGCGAG AACTTTCCTTCCACATTG TGCATAAAGCACACAGGGAGGAGTTGGAGCAGGTGTTGCAGCTCTTAGAGAAAGTTCTGACACTTCTCCCtgagcttctcaatagaagatGGCAATGTCATAGTCTGGCGAGGATTCTGCAGAAACTTTTACATCCTGGCAATAGCTGGAAACTTCGTAGGCAGGCCATAAG GTATTTCATTCTGTGGTACCAAGCTCTTGGTGAAAATGCACCCGAACATATACATCAGATGTTCGCGAGTTTGGTCCCGGGGTTTCCACCCCAACTACCATCTCCATACAAATCCGACCGCAGAATAGAAGGAAGGAGGGATAAGCTTGCGAGAGTAATTGGTTGTGATGATAAAGATAAGAAGGAATTTTATGATACGCAATTGTCACAAAGTACTTTTCATGACAATGGTTCGAGTCAGTGCCCTGTCGCTCCAGTCGACAGCGGACCCATTCTACCCCCGCAGAGTGGGGAGAAGCCTCTTGATAATGAGACTGTTCGATTTTTAGAAGCATTACTTGAATTTATGGTTACTCAG GTTGTAAAGATAGAGTGGCGAGATAAATCTTCACGACAGCACaagacttttcaatttttattagaaCGTTTTAAGGCTTCGTACCTTCGTCATATTTGCCCGGAGTTCGACGATAATTTCTCCTTGTATAAACCTAAATTAGAATTGCCTACGATGCGtaaaccaacgaatcaaagtcagGATAATTATGTGTCGTGTAAAGTTGCACTGATAAAATGGGTCGCCAATTTTACGCATATCGCCAGGAAGGATGGTCTTTTCGCACACCTTTCGCATAG cACAACTCCAAACGAAGAAAACGCGGATTCAGAGCTTCGCCGTGTTTCAGTTACTCAGAATTCCACCGATTCGTCTTTATTATCCCCCGAATCGATCGTGTCTCAACAAGAGAATCTGAATCTGGAAGATAATACTGTTTCGGCTGTTACTCTTGTTAGAGAAGTTCTCTACAGTAACAGAGACAACGTGAATTTCGTACATGAATTGTACAGACAAGCATTCCTCCTGGACTTTAACCACGCTGGTGCTATAAGGAAGGCCATAGCCGTCTACAAAGATTGGATTCAGATGAAT GAACTTCCACCATTCATGTTGGAACCTTTGGATAGTCACAAGGATAGAGACTTAGATGATAATTCCAAGAAGGATGTAAACGATATCGATAGGAGCCCGTCTGAAAATTATCGTCAGACGAGATTGCGAAATGATTCTTACCTCGGTGCTATACACAgggaaaatttgtttattagGGCGGGACTACAGAATGTTCTACAAGTATTCATCACGCAAGCGTCTAACGTTTTCTTCTTAGAGAATTCAGGACCGAATGCCTCTCCAACGTTACTCGAAGAGCAGACAGACAGCTGCAAAAGAGTCCTGAACGTGTATCGCTACGTTGTTATGCATTCGAGATTAGAGCCAGGCACGTGGGAGCAGTTGCTTAG AGTATTGCTGCAAATAACTTCTCTTGTTCTGAACGAGAAATCTACTCGGCGAAAGGCTCAGGAAAGCATCGGTGGAAAACTGGCGCCTGCTATATTCCAGACATTAATCGTCACGTGGATTAAAGCTAATCTAAACGTTGTCATCTCCACGCAATTATGGGATCAGTTTCTGGACGTGTTGATGTCGTTGACGCAATGGGAGGAATTAATTCGAGAGTGGGCA AAAACATTGGATACTTTAACAAGGGTACTTGCGAGGCACGTGTATAACTTGGATCTGAACGATCTGCCATTGGATAGACTGAGCGAACAGAAAACTAAAAGGCGCCGTGGCGTCGGCAGTCGTGCAGCTTCTACAGGAAGTGTCCAGCCGCCGCGTAAAGGAAGCGTGGATCAAGATAATCATACCGTATCCAAGGAAAACGTTACGG ATCATCCAATGCGAGACTCGAGGAAAGTGCGGCCCCTTCCGCGCAGTGCCAGCGACAACACGATATACAATGGGAAAGCGCGCACGAAGCTTCAGAGAAATCGCACGCATACCGTGCACAGTGGTATCCCTG TACTACCCCTATCGATAGAGCAAGACATGGCCAGGCTATTGTCAGGCGGTCCTTCAACGTCGTCGGGAGCTACCAAGAAAATGTTGCCCAACAGGCGCGCTAAATCCCTGGATAGCGTTATCATAGTGGATAGCGAGCCACCGTCCCCGCGCTGCCCATCCCCGACGCCGAGCAGCGGGGTCGACAGCAACAAAGACAGCCCCATACAGATCGAGAACATTGACGGCAGTAGTATCG ACACTAATGATGCATCGGAAAGGAGGTCTGTCATGGCAGGTGGTGGTGTTCGTGGATGGTTGCCTGACGTTGCTGTTGTATTGTGGCGACGTATGTTGTCAGCGTTAGGGGATGTAAATAACATTCAAGATCCTACCCTTCACGGTCAAGTTATGGATTATCTTGTTCAACTTACGCAAACGCTTATAAAA ATTCGTCTAAATCAAGGCGTATCTGGGGACAATCAAGCGACCCCTTTACCTCCAGAACTTATACCTCCGTTAACAGTCATCGCTCCATGGTGTTTCAAG GCGATACAACTCCCCGATAAGTACGAAGTTGGTAAATTAGCAGCGTACCGTTTGATCTGTCTTTTGACAGTTCAGCCGCAAGATATCAATTTACCGAAGCAACACCTCACGCTATTTTATCGGGCGGTTCACAACGGTATCGTCAGTAATGACAACAAAGTTCTACACGTGCTGGTTAAGTATACTGGACCCAGGTTGTTCAGTCTGAATCTCCCCGGCTCTAGCCTTCTTATCTTAGATTATATACATTCTGCTAATGTAATCTTAAGCAGCCAAGATGTCGAG GCACCGAGGACAGAAGCTGTCTCGATAATTGGATCATTGTTGTCGCTACCTGCAACTACAATTAAATTACCTGTGCTGCAGCCCACTGCGGCAGATATTGTAACTAGGACATGTCCGGACGCAAAG GAACATATAATCACGATTCTTTTAAGGAGTTGTAGGCGCGAACCAACCGGTATTGCAAGATGCGTGGCCCTCTCAAGCATTGCTATGTTCGCGTACAAAGAGCTATGCTACAAGAATCAGCATCCAAGGATCCCAGAAGCTATTACAGTTCTTCTTTTAGCTCTTAGA CGGATACAAGGGACGGAGCGTCGCAGAGCTGGTTTCTATTTTCCCCTGATGGATCAG GCCAGTCACGCTACGGTGGCTCAGGTGGCCTGTGACTCGTTACTGTTGCTGTGTGATAAAGCGGACACCCTGTTAGAGCTGTATCCGAATGTGCCATCTAAGATAATTCAA GTTTTGTCAGAGACACTTGGACACATGACCACCCGAGAGAGACGCGGTCCATTAACAGTATCAATGATATTCTGCTTGGGCGAATGGGCTATGCACCTGGGCCCAGATGTCTTGCTGCGCATATTTCAGGGGAAGCCTCTGTTAATGACTTTATTCACG GTTTTGGATAACATAGTGCAAGATAAAGTGGGTAAATATTCGTCGCAGTCATGGAAGAGccacgaagacgaggacgatgactTTGATCCCGATATTACTTTGGACAACTTGGCTGATGAATCTTGCACTAAGTCGCCTCGTCGGGGCAACGTACAGTCTGTCCAATTAGCGGCAAAAATG GTGATGATGCATTTAATAAATCACTTGGGGCATTTCCCGATGGGTATCGGAGCTGCGCGATTGTCTTCGTTAGTCGTTGAGCTGGACGACGTACCAGGAATCGACGGGGACGAGCTGTCTTCTGCTGTCTTTCATGCGCCAAACATACAACTGCTGATGCTGTCGAACTCTGTGATAATGTCACTGGTTGAGCTGGCGGCATTGGACGCGCCCGGCGGCGGTGTCACGGCTGGATTAACAACAGCTCCGTCATTAGTTAGAGTTCTGTTGCGAGACCTGGCAGGGAAAGCATCCTGGGACAGCTCTATTTTATACAGCCAACCGTCTATCGACGAGGACGCTCCTATAGCATTTACAAAGCATG TCGAATGGAAAACGAAATTACTTGGGCAGGACTTGAGCAGCGTTTCAACTCAAACGTGCACGCCACGGCATACGATCAGGCACCGCGAACCTCACATATTGCCTACGTTTGCAAACGGTGCGAGCGATATGGATAATTTGGATGAT CTCTTACAATACATAGGACATACAAGCCCGGAAGTGTTAACCAATCCAGAGATAGCACTGAATGCTCCCGCTAATCCACCGCAGGGACACTATCTTGAGAGCGAAACCATTGCAACCATCCTCAGTCAGAGGAATGCCGAGCAAGAGCATAACAACAATTGGAGTCAGCATATTAG CATGTGTGCATCAGCAATAAGTCCGCCATCCTGTCGACCGCCTCCAGCGCCATTTCATCACTGCCGTCTTTTGTTCTCGCATCTGGGCTTATCGGGCTGGGAGCAACGTAGAAAGCTGCATTTATTATCGAAAAACGAGAAACTGTTACGGGAACTGCGGAACCTCGACAGCCAACGGTCTAGGGAAACACATAAAATAGCAGTGATCTATGTTAGCCAGGGACAGGAGGATAAGAACTCTATACTGAGCAATGTCACTGCCAGCAAGGAGTACGAGAACTTCGTCGCTAGATTGGCTTGGGAGGTCGAGCTTGAATCGCACACAGGTTTCCTCGGAGGTCTCGTGCCAGGGAAAGCATCCGGCGTCACTGCTCCATATTTTGCCACGTCGTTCACTGAAATCCTTTTTCACGTAGCAACGAGAATGCCTTCCGATAGTCCTGAAAGCTTATTGCAAAAG ACTCGGCATCTTGGCAACGACGAGATCCACATTGTTTGGTCGGAACATTGGAGGGACTATCGCAGGGACATCATTCCGACCGAATTTTGCGATGTCTTAATCGTAATCTACCCGTTACACAATAAACTGTACAGGATTCAGATCTCGCGAAAGCCGGAAATTCCATTTTTCGGTCCCCTGTTTGACGAGTGCATCGTGGAAGACAAAGTTTTGCCAGGATTAGTGAGGACAACAGCACTGGCAGCGAGTAGGGCGAAACGATCTACGCTTACATTGTACCAGCATTA TTACGAGGAGAGAGCGAGGTCCATCGACACTGTTATGCGAAATCACAAAGAAGCTACTACGTTTGAAGAATTCACAGCTAACGTGTACTCTCCTGTGCTACCACCTAGCCCGTTCAGTGGGGCTTCTTCTGTATCTG CATCGTCAAACCTCGCAGCGGCGCTTATAGATTCGCATCATGGTCGATCTGGTTTGCGGAGCTCATCAGCGGCGAGCAGCGATAACCGCGCGAATAGAGGTGACTAA
- the LOC143368194 gene encoding putative Rho GTPase-activating protein CG5521 isoform X6 has product MFSKKLHVDVKKSTLKIQDVKKDSATRFKHLKIVLENVDTDEAKGFFEGNFSHVYFILYDCFVSAEANLRQRELSFHIVHKAHREELEQVLQLLEKVLTLLPELLNRRWQCHSLARILQKLLHPGNSWKLRRQAIRYFILWYQALGENAPEHIHQMFASLVPGFPPQLPSPYKSDRRIEGRRDKLARVIGCDDKDKKEFYDTQLSQSTFHDNGSSQCPVAPVDSGPILPPQSGEKPLDNETVRFLEALLEFMVTQVVKIEWRDKSSRQHKTFQFLLERFKASYLRHICPEFDDNFSLYKPKLELPTMRKPTNQSQDNYVSCKVALIKWVANFTHIARKDGLFAHLSHSTTPNEENADSELRRVSVTQNSTDSSLLSPESIVSQQENLNLEDNTVSAVTLVREVLYSNRDNVNFVHELYRQAFLLDFNHAGAIRKAIAVYKDWIQMNELPPFMLEPLDSHKDRDLDDNSKKDVNDIDRSPSENYRQTRLRNDSYLGAIHRENLFIRAGLQNVLQVFITQASNVFFLENSGPNASPTLLEEQTDSCKRVLNVYRYVVMHSRLEPGTWEQLLRVLLQITSLVLNEKSTRRKAQESIGGKLAPAIFQTLIVTWIKANLNVVISTQLWDQFLDVLMSLTQWEELIREWAKTLDTLTRVLARHVYNLDLNDLPLDRLSEQKTKRRRGVGSRAASTGSVQPPRKGSVDQDNHTVSKENVTDHPMRDSRKVRPLPRSASDNTIYNGKARTKLQRNRTHTVHSGIPVLPLSIEQDMARLLSGGPSTSSGATKKMLPNRRAKSLDSVIIVDSEPPSPRCPSPTPSSGVDSNKDSPIQIENIDGSSIDTNDASERRSVMAGGGVRGWLPDVAVVLWRRMLSALGDVNNIQDPTLHGQVMDYLVQLTQTLIKIRLNQGVSGDNQATPLPPELIPPLTVIAPWCFKAIQLPDKYEVGKLAAYRLICLLTVQPQDINLPKQHLTLFYRAVHNGIVSNDNKVLHVLVKYTGPRLFSLNLPGSSLLILDYIHSANVILSSQDVEAPRTEAVSIIGSLLSLPATTIKLPVLQPTAADIVTRTCPDAKEHIITILLRSCRREPTGIARCVALSSIAMFAYKELCYKNQHPRIPEAITVLLLALRRIQGTERRRAGFYFPLMDQASHATVAQVACDSLLLLCDKADTLLELYPNVPSKIIQVLSETLGHMTTRERRGPLTVSMIFCLGEWAMHLGPDVLLRIFQGKPLLMTLFTVLDNIVQDKVGKYSSQSWKSHEDEDDDFDPDITLDNLADESCTKSPRRGNVQSVQLAAKMVMMHLINHLGHFPMGIGAARLSSLVVELDDVPGIDGDELSSAVFHAPNIQLLMLSNSVIMSLVELAALDAPGGGVTAGLTTAPSLVRVLLRDLAGKASWDSSILYSQPSIDEDAPIAFTKHVEWKTKLLGQDLSSVSTQTCTPRHTIRHREPHILPTFANGASDMDNLDDLLQYIGHTSPEVLTNPEIALNAPANPPQGHYLESETIATILSQRNAEQEHNNNWSQHISMCASAISPPSCRPPPAPFHHCRLLFSHLGLSGWEQRRKLHLLSKNEKLLRELRNLDSQRSRETHKIAVIYVSQGQEDKNSILSNVTASKEYENFVARLAWEVELESHTGFLGGLVPGKASGVTAPYFATSFTEILFHVATRMPSDSPESLLQKTRHLGNDEIHIVWSEHWRDYRRDIIPTEFCDVLIVIYPLHNKLYRIQISRKPEIPFFGPLFDECIVEDKVLPGLVRTTALAASRAKRSTLTLYQHYYEERARSIDTVMRNHKEATTFEEFTANVYSPVLPPSPFSGASSVSGSTTSVQSTASSNLAAALIDSHHGRSGLRSSSAASSDNRANRGD; this is encoded by the exons ATGTTCAGCAAAAAGCTTCACGTAGACGTCAAAAAGTCAACACTCAAGATCCAGGATGTTAAGAAGGACAGCGCGACTCGGTTCAAGCACCTCAAGATCGTACTAG AAAATGTGGACACTGACGAGGCGAAGGGGTTTTTCGAAGGCAACTTCAGTCATGTGTATTTCATTCTGTACGATTGTTTCGTGTCGGCTGAAGCGAATCTGCGGCAGCGAG AACTTTCCTTCCACATTG TGCATAAAGCACACAGGGAGGAGTTGGAGCAGGTGTTGCAGCTCTTAGAGAAAGTTCTGACACTTCTCCCtgagcttctcaatagaagatGGCAATGTCATAGTCTGGCGAGGATTCTGCAGAAACTTTTACATCCTGGCAATAGCTGGAAACTTCGTAGGCAGGCCATAAG GTATTTCATTCTGTGGTACCAAGCTCTTGGTGAAAATGCACCCGAACATATACATCAGATGTTCGCGAGTTTGGTCCCGGGGTTTCCACCCCAACTACCATCTCCATACAAATCCGACCGCAGAATAGAAGGAAGGAGGGATAAGCTTGCGAGAGTAATTGGTTGTGATGATAAAGATAAGAAGGAATTTTATGATACGCAATTGTCACAAAGTACTTTTCATGACAATGGTTCGAGTCAGTGCCCTGTCGCTCCAGTCGACAGCGGACCCATTCTACCCCCGCAGAGTGGGGAGAAGCCTCTTGATAATGAGACTGTTCGATTTTTAGAAGCATTACTTGAATTTATGGTTACTCAG GTTGTAAAGATAGAGTGGCGAGATAAATCTTCACGACAGCACaagacttttcaatttttattagaaCGTTTTAAGGCTTCGTACCTTCGTCATATTTGCCCGGAGTTCGACGATAATTTCTCCTTGTATAAACCTAAATTAGAATTGCCTACGATGCGtaaaccaacgaatcaaagtcagGATAATTATGTGTCGTGTAAAGTTGCACTGATAAAATGGGTCGCCAATTTTACGCATATCGCCAGGAAGGATGGTCTTTTCGCACACCTTTCGCATAG cACAACTCCAAACGAAGAAAACGCGGATTCAGAGCTTCGCCGTGTTTCAGTTACTCAGAATTCCACCGATTCGTCTTTATTATCCCCCGAATCGATCGTGTCTCAACAAGAGAATCTGAATCTGGAAGATAATACTGTTTCGGCTGTTACTCTTGTTAGAGAAGTTCTCTACAGTAACAGAGACAACGTGAATTTCGTACATGAATTGTACAGACAAGCATTCCTCCTGGACTTTAACCACGCTGGTGCTATAAGGAAGGCCATAGCCGTCTACAAAGATTGGATTCAGATGAAT GAACTTCCACCATTCATGTTGGAACCTTTGGATAGTCACAAGGATAGAGACTTAGATGATAATTCCAAGAAGGATGTAAACGATATCGATAGGAGCCCGTCTGAAAATTATCGTCAGACGAGATTGCGAAATGATTCTTACCTCGGTGCTATACACAgggaaaatttgtttattagGGCGGGACTACAGAATGTTCTACAAGTATTCATCACGCAAGCGTCTAACGTTTTCTTCTTAGAGAATTCAGGACCGAATGCCTCTCCAACGTTACTCGAAGAGCAGACAGACAGCTGCAAAAGAGTCCTGAACGTGTATCGCTACGTTGTTATGCATTCGAGATTAGAGCCAGGCACGTGGGAGCAGTTGCTTAG AGTATTGCTGCAAATAACTTCTCTTGTTCTGAACGAGAAATCTACTCGGCGAAAGGCTCAGGAAAGCATCGGTGGAAAACTGGCGCCTGCTATATTCCAGACATTAATCGTCACGTGGATTAAAGCTAATCTAAACGTTGTCATCTCCACGCAATTATGGGATCAGTTTCTGGACGTGTTGATGTCGTTGACGCAATGGGAGGAATTAATTCGAGAGTGGGCA AAAACATTGGATACTTTAACAAGGGTACTTGCGAGGCACGTGTATAACTTGGATCTGAACGATCTGCCATTGGATAGACTGAGCGAACAGAAAACTAAAAGGCGCCGTGGCGTCGGCAGTCGTGCAGCTTCTACAGGAAGTGTCCAGCCGCCGCGTAAAGGAAGCGTGGATCAAGATAATCATACCGTATCCAAGGAAAACGTTACGG ATCATCCAATGCGAGACTCGAGGAAAGTGCGGCCCCTTCCGCGCAGTGCCAGCGACAACACGATATACAATGGGAAAGCGCGCACGAAGCTTCAGAGAAATCGCACGCATACCGTGCACAGTGGTATCCCTG TACTACCCCTATCGATAGAGCAAGACATGGCCAGGCTATTGTCAGGCGGTCCTTCAACGTCGTCGGGAGCTACCAAGAAAATGTTGCCCAACAGGCGCGCTAAATCCCTGGATAGCGTTATCATAGTGGATAGCGAGCCACCGTCCCCGCGCTGCCCATCCCCGACGCCGAGCAGCGGGGTCGACAGCAACAAAGACAGCCCCATACAGATCGAGAACATTGACGGCAGTAGTATCG ACACTAATGATGCATCGGAAAGGAGGTCTGTCATGGCAGGTGGTGGTGTTCGTGGATGGTTGCCTGACGTTGCTGTTGTATTGTGGCGACGTATGTTGTCAGCGTTAGGGGATGTAAATAACATTCAAGATCCTACCCTTCACGGTCAAGTTATGGATTATCTTGTTCAACTTACGCAAACGCTTATAAAA ATTCGTCTAAATCAAGGCGTATCTGGGGACAATCAAGCGACCCCTTTACCTCCAGAACTTATACCTCCGTTAACAGTCATCGCTCCATGGTGTTTCAAG GCGATACAACTCCCCGATAAGTACGAAGTTGGTAAATTAGCAGCGTACCGTTTGATCTGTCTTTTGACAGTTCAGCCGCAAGATATCAATTTACCGAAGCAACACCTCACGCTATTTTATCGGGCGGTTCACAACGGTATCGTCAGTAATGACAACAAAGTTCTACACGTGCTGGTTAAGTATACTGGACCCAGGTTGTTCAGTCTGAATCTCCCCGGCTCTAGCCTTCTTATCTTAGATTATATACATTCTGCTAATGTAATCTTAAGCAGCCAAGATGTCGAG GCACCGAGGACAGAAGCTGTCTCGATAATTGGATCATTGTTGTCGCTACCTGCAACTACAATTAAATTACCTGTGCTGCAGCCCACTGCGGCAGATATTGTAACTAGGACATGTCCGGACGCAAAG GAACATATAATCACGATTCTTTTAAGGAGTTGTAGGCGCGAACCAACCGGTATTGCAAGATGCGTGGCCCTCTCAAGCATTGCTATGTTCGCGTACAAAGAGCTATGCTACAAGAATCAGCATCCAAGGATCCCAGAAGCTATTACAGTTCTTCTTTTAGCTCTTAGA CGGATACAAGGGACGGAGCGTCGCAGAGCTGGTTTCTATTTTCCCCTGATGGATCAG GCCAGTCACGCTACGGTGGCTCAGGTGGCCTGTGACTCGTTACTGTTGCTGTGTGATAAAGCGGACACCCTGTTAGAGCTGTATCCGAATGTGCCATCTAAGATAATTCAA GTTTTGTCAGAGACACTTGGACACATGACCACCCGAGAGAGACGCGGTCCATTAACAGTATCAATGATATTCTGCTTGGGCGAATGGGCTATGCACCTGGGCCCAGATGTCTTGCTGCGCATATTTCAGGGGAAGCCTCTGTTAATGACTTTATTCACG GTTTTGGATAACATAGTGCAAGATAAAGTGGGTAAATATTCGTCGCAGTCATGGAAGAGccacgaagacgaggacgatgactTTGATCCCGATATTACTTTGGACAACTTGGCTGATGAATCTTGCACTAAGTCGCCTCGTCGGGGCAACGTACAGTCTGTCCAATTAGCGGCAAAAATG GTGATGATGCATTTAATAAATCACTTGGGGCATTTCCCGATGGGTATCGGAGCTGCGCGATTGTCTTCGTTAGTCGTTGAGCTGGACGACGTACCAGGAATCGACGGGGACGAGCTGTCTTCTGCTGTCTTTCATGCGCCAAACATACAACTGCTGATGCTGTCGAACTCTGTGATAATGTCACTGGTTGAGCTGGCGGCATTGGACGCGCCCGGCGGCGGTGTCACGGCTGGATTAACAACAGCTCCGTCATTAGTTAGAGTTCTGTTGCGAGACCTGGCAGGGAAAGCATCCTGGGACAGCTCTATTTTATACAGCCAACCGTCTATCGACGAGGACGCTCCTATAGCATTTACAAAGCATG TCGAATGGAAAACGAAATTACTTGGGCAGGACTTGAGCAGCGTTTCAACTCAAACGTGCACGCCACGGCATACGATCAGGCACCGCGAACCTCACATATTGCCTACGTTTGCAAACGGTGCGAGCGATATGGATAATTTGGATGAT CTCTTACAATACATAGGACATACAAGCCCGGAAGTGTTAACCAATCCAGAGATAGCACTGAATGCTCCCGCTAATCCACCGCAGGGACACTATCTTGAGAGCGAAACCATTGCAACCATCCTCAGTCAGAGGAATGCCGAGCAAGAGCATAACAACAATTGGAGTCAGCATATTAG CATGTGTGCATCAGCAATAAGTCCGCCATCCTGTCGACCGCCTCCAGCGCCATTTCATCACTGCCGTCTTTTGTTCTCGCATCTGGGCTTATCGGGCTGGGAGCAACGTAGAAAGCTGCATTTATTATCGAAAAACGAGAAACTGTTACGGGAACTGCGGAACCTCGACAGCCAACGGTCTAGGGAAACACATAAAATAGCAGTGATCTATGTTAGCCAGGGACAGGAGGATAAGAACTCTATACTGAGCAATGTCACTGCCAGCAAGGAGTACGAGAACTTCGTCGCTAGATTGGCTTGGGAGGTCGAGCTTGAATCGCACACAGGTTTCCTCGGAGGTCTCGTGCCAGGGAAAGCATCCGGCGTCACTGCTCCATATTTTGCCACGTCGTTCACTGAAATCCTTTTTCACGTAGCAACGAGAATGCCTTCCGATAGTCCTGAAAGCTTATTGCAAAAG ACTCGGCATCTTGGCAACGACGAGATCCACATTGTTTGGTCGGAACATTGGAGGGACTATCGCAGGGACATCATTCCGACCGAATTTTGCGATGTCTTAATCGTAATCTACCCGTTACACAATAAACTGTACAGGATTCAGATCTCGCGAAAGCCGGAAATTCCATTTTTCGGTCCCCTGTTTGACGAGTGCATCGTGGAAGACAAAGTTTTGCCAGGATTAGTGAGGACAACAGCACTGGCAGCGAGTAGGGCGAAACGATCTACGCTTACATTGTACCAGCATTA TTACGAGGAGAGAGCGAGGTCCATCGACACTGTTATGCGAAATCACAAAGAAGCTACTACGTTTGAAGAATTCACAGCTAACGTGTACTCTCCTGTGCTACCACCTAGCCCGTTCAGTGGGGCTTCTTCTGTATCTG GATCTACAACAAGCGTGCAATCCACAGCATCGTCAAACCTCGCAGCGGCGCTTATAGATTCGCATCATGGTCGATCTGGTTTGCGGAGCTCATCAGCGGCGAGCAGCGATAACCGCGCGAATAGAGGTGACTAA